From Xiphophorus couchianus chromosome 4, X_couchianus-1.0, whole genome shotgun sequence, a single genomic window includes:
- the LOC114142458 gene encoding transmembrane protein 138-like, translating to MLHASNYSLVLLIQLSLLSFDLFVNSFSELLRTEPAVQLVLFIMQDICILFNLIIILLMLFNTYVFQVGLVAILLERFRALIMLSALYLTFSIILHSWLMNLRWLNTNRFIWTDGLQVLFVFQRSASVLYYYFYKRTAEYLGDPRLYEDSPWLREVFVRSRQ from the exons ATGCTCCATGCCAGCAACTACTCCCTCGTGTTGTTGATTCAGCTCAGTCTGCTCTCTTTTGACCTGTTTGTCAACTCCTTCAGTGAACTGCTAAGGACAGAACCTGCAGTCCAGTTGGTGCTTTTCAT CATGCAGGACATTTGCATCTTATTTAACCTGATCATCATTCTGCTGATGTTATTCAACACCTACGTGTTCCAGGTTGGCCTGGTTGCCATACTGCTGGAGCGATTTAGAGCCCTGATAATGCTCTCCGCTCTCTACCTGACCTTCAGTATCATACTCCATTCCTGGCTTatg AATCTGCGCTGGCTAAACACAAACCGATTTATCTGGACAGATGGTCTTCAggtgctgtttgtgtttcaaagATCTG CTTCTGTGTTGTACTACTACTTCTACAAGCGGACCGCAGAGTATCTGGGGGACCCTCGTCTGTATGAGGATTCACCATGGCTGAGAGAAGTGTTTGTTCGGTCCAGGCAGTGA